A DNA window from Halogeometricum borinquense DSM 11551 contains the following coding sequences:
- a CDS encoding DUF7513 family protein, with translation MSLLEKYLAGFQLRSRKPTFEPGTRVSVFITGQDGTDLVARVGDSKIRITDAPVEYLNDRVLVEIDEFDDNDHVAEGTFIEKVGESSF, from the coding sequence ATGAGCCTTCTCGAAAAGTATCTTGCCGGCTTCCAACTTCGCAGTCGAAAGCCGACGTTTGAGCCGGGGACACGTGTCTCCGTGTTCATTACCGGCCAGGACGGAACCGATCTGGTCGCAAGAGTCGGTGACTCGAAAATACGGATCACAGATGCCCCAGTGGAATATCTGAACGACCGAGTGCTCGTCGAGATTGACGAGTTTGACGATAACGATCACGTGGCGGAAGGAACGTTCATAGAGAAAGTGGGAGAAAGTTCCTTCTAA
- a CDS encoding Na+/H+ antiporter NhaC family protein, translating to MTQDRASHGDGEELESELNEIRPAESGPEIEFRGSQLLSAIPISLFIIWAVFQSGILRVGDTTGLVAGMLVCLIVGMFFTKGDWKHYANTVFEGMTQRVAATAIVAWLWAGMFANTIQAGGFVGGLVWAADAVNVGGDMFAAVTFVLAGLLATGIGTGYGTTVAFSALFFPAGVLLGANPVLIFGAILSGAVFGDNLAPVSDTTIVSAVTQDSDIGGVVASRFKYAIAAAIPAFIAYVVMGNMMAGIDISQQAQQLFLESSTPAGLAHLLSMAVVIGTAISGRHIIEAVSWGLVVAAVLNLSLGLATVSDMIVFRAPETLGMAQSLAFLPFVELVAPGNTGVGGSIYTGAKGFFPLVVLVLLIVAASQIMMRGGGFKVIQDWLLDKVATSVRRAELAMVLGTATVNAAITINTAAEIAISPYIARIGEKFNINGYRRANILDANTSAMGYVFPWGGGVLVGFAAIQSLPGQYEWFTQAMVVNPVSVVPYVFHGWFLFAVFVLSAITGFGLEYTHDRSSSEVSRV from the coding sequence ATGACACAGGATAGAGCCAGCCACGGAGATGGTGAGGAATTGGAGTCGGAACTAAACGAGATCAGACCAGCAGAATCCGGGCCTGAGATCGAATTTCGGGGCAGTCAACTACTCAGCGCGATCCCCATATCCCTCTTCATAATATGGGCGGTTTTCCAAAGTGGGATATTGCGGGTCGGCGATACGACTGGACTAGTCGCTGGAATGCTAGTCTGTCTAATTGTGGGGATGTTCTTTACGAAGGGAGACTGGAAACACTACGCGAACACCGTGTTCGAAGGAATGACACAACGAGTCGCTGCGACCGCGATTGTCGCGTGGCTCTGGGCCGGCATGTTCGCCAACACGATTCAAGCCGGGGGATTCGTCGGCGGACTAGTGTGGGCTGCAGATGCGGTAAACGTCGGTGGGGATATGTTCGCGGCAGTAACGTTCGTACTCGCAGGACTACTGGCCACCGGCATTGGAACCGGATACGGGACGACGGTCGCCTTCTCGGCCCTGTTCTTCCCAGCCGGTGTCTTGCTCGGCGCGAATCCGGTTCTGATATTCGGAGCAATTCTCTCGGGTGCAGTCTTCGGCGACAACCTCGCACCGGTTAGCGACACAACCATCGTTTCGGCGGTAACGCAGGATTCCGATATAGGGGGTGTGGTCGCATCACGGTTCAAATATGCTATCGCAGCGGCTATCCCGGCGTTCATCGCGTACGTCGTAATGGGCAATATGATGGCAGGTATCGACATCTCACAACAGGCCCAACAGCTCTTTCTCGAAAGTAGCACACCAGCGGGTCTGGCCCATCTTCTCTCGATGGCCGTCGTTATCGGAACGGCAATTAGTGGGCGCCACATCATCGAAGCGGTTTCCTGGGGGCTAGTCGTCGCTGCGGTCCTCAATCTCAGCCTCGGTCTTGCGACAGTGAGCGATATGATCGTCTTCCGGGCACCTGAGACGTTGGGGATGGCGCAGTCCCTTGCGTTCCTCCCGTTTGTCGAACTGGTCGCTCCCGGAAACACGGGAGTTGGCGGAAGTATCTACACTGGTGCGAAAGGCTTCTTCCCGCTCGTCGTACTCGTCTTGCTTATCGTCGCTGCATCACAGATTATGATGCGCGGCGGCGGGTTCAAAGTGATTCAGGACTGGTTGCTCGACAAGGTTGCCACGTCGGTACGTCGCGCCGAACTGGCGATGGTACTGGGAACCGCAACGGTCAACGCAGCGATCACGATCAATACGGCCGCCGAAATTGCAATCTCTCCCTACATCGCACGTATCGGAGAGAAGTTCAATATCAACGGCTACCGTCGTGCGAATATCCTCGACGCGAATACGTCCGCAATGGGATATGTATTCCCGTGGGGCGGTGGGGTTCTGGTCGGGTTCGCAGCGATTCAGTCACTCCCAGGACAGTATGAGTGGTTCACGCAGGCGATGGTCGTAAATCCTGTTTCGGTCGTCCCCTACGTGTTCCACGGGTGGTTCCTGTTCGCTGTGTTCGTTCTCTCCGCAATTACTGGATTCGGTCTCGAATACACGCACGACCGTAGCTCCTCGGAGGTGAGTCGCGTATGA